The Mycolicibacterium lutetiense genome window below encodes:
- a CDS encoding nucleotidyl transferase AbiEii/AbiGii toxin family protein, with product MSDGDKVFRRIQSAARSAKDRGGPAAPTQEYLIRHVLESFLDRLTRTPHARDFILKGGILLAAYGVRRPTKDADANAVSADVTAQHLVDVVRDIAAVAVDDGVVFDIDAITVQDIREQAEYPGLRVRVPATIGRWKGVALWDVSTGDPVVPAPRPVTIERILGDPITLLGYAAETSMAEKGVTILERGITSTRWRDYVDIVALGRAGFDEAELLRAARAVAGYRKVVLGPVAPLLEGYGAVGQAKWAAWRRKEGVESLCEETLDDQADLVAAFLDSTFSLGPW from the coding sequence TTGAGCGACGGCGACAAGGTGTTCCGCCGCATCCAGTCCGCCGCCCGCTCGGCCAAGGACAGGGGCGGCCCCGCCGCGCCGACCCAGGAGTACTTGATCCGTCATGTTCTCGAGTCGTTCCTGGACCGGCTCACCCGCACGCCGCACGCCCGTGACTTCATCCTCAAAGGCGGGATCCTATTGGCCGCCTACGGTGTTCGCCGACCGACGAAGGACGCTGACGCTAACGCTGTCAGCGCCGACGTCACCGCGCAGCACCTCGTCGACGTGGTCCGCGATATCGCCGCTGTGGCCGTCGACGACGGAGTCGTCTTCGACATCGACGCGATCACCGTTCAGGACATCCGCGAGCAAGCCGAATACCCCGGCTTGCGGGTGCGGGTTCCTGCGACGATCGGTCGGTGGAAAGGCGTAGCGCTGTGGGACGTTTCCACCGGTGACCCGGTCGTTCCGGCGCCCCGGCCGGTGACCATCGAGCGGATTCTCGGCGACCCGATCACGTTGCTCGGCTACGCCGCCGAGACCAGCATGGCCGAGAAGGGCGTGACGATCCTCGAGCGCGGCATCACCAGCACCCGCTGGCGGGACTATGTCGACATCGTCGCGCTCGGGCGGGCGGGCTTCGACGAGGCGGAGCTTCTGCGCGCGGCCCGGGCCGTCGCGGGATACCGAAAGGTTGTGCTCGGTCCGGTTGCCCCGCTCCTGGAGGGCTACGGCGCAGTGGGACAGGCGAAGTGGGCCGCGTGGCGGCGCAAGGAGGGCGTCGAGTCCCTCTGCGAGGAGACCCTCGATGACCAGGCCGACCTGGTCGCAGCCTTCCTCGACTCCACCTTCTCCCTCGGCCCCTGGTAA
- a CDS encoding helix-turn-helix domain-containing protein: MLDFTSPVADTYPVREPMQPPEAEFLERLRTAAKPSLSVRAAAKEAGISDSRWRQIIKGYRQETKDLRIPVRAPADTLARMATVVQASPEELDAVGRSDAADIMRAAADRTMSALDEQEPKPETPAETASVKALGNPAARYISEHPMLVDGVSIEELAERFKTLLDMVDNSQATHQAMTQLARQLEAATDNNPEFPTPSEIEQSLHEAQRGAVEFRTFLADVMFQVMTTANSATAAELKSLLRPLYDRAITGGASPHADDSEAPRG, translated from the coding sequence TTGCTGGACTTCACCAGTCCCGTAGCCGACACTTATCCTGTGCGCGAACCTATGCAGCCACCAGAGGCGGAGTTTTTAGAACGTCTGCGTACCGCAGCAAAGCCCAGCCTTTCGGTACGCGCGGCCGCCAAGGAGGCTGGCATCTCAGATTCGCGATGGCGACAGATCATCAAGGGCTATCGGCAGGAGACGAAAGACCTGCGTATCCCTGTCCGTGCACCCGCCGATACCTTGGCTCGAATGGCAACGGTCGTTCAAGCCTCACCTGAAGAACTCGACGCCGTCGGCCGAAGCGATGCCGCTGACATCATGCGCGCCGCTGCTGATCGGACGATGTCGGCGCTCGACGAACAGGAACCCAAGCCCGAAACGCCGGCTGAGACCGCTTCGGTCAAGGCTCTCGGGAATCCGGCCGCCAGGTACATCTCGGAGCATCCGATGTTGGTCGATGGGGTTTCCATCGAAGAACTCGCCGAAAGATTCAAAACCCTGCTCGACATGGTCGACAACAGCCAGGCCACACATCAGGCGATGACCCAGCTGGCCCGACAACTTGAGGCGGCGACCGACAATAATCCGGAGTTTCCAACGCCATCCGAAATCGAGCAGTCCCTACACGAGGCCCAACGGGGAGCTGTCGAATTCCGGACATTCCTGGCCGACGTGATGTTCCAAGTAATGACGACCGCAAATTCCGCGACCGCTGCAGAGCTCAAATCGCTGCTACGGCCCCTGTACGACCGCGCGATCACCGGAGGGGCTTCACCGCACGCAGACGACAGCGAGGCACCTCGCGGTTGA
- a CDS encoding phage antirepressor N-terminal domain-containing protein: MSAELIPIALPGTNREVVATLIDSTPMVSLRHGCESLNVDYSGQLQKLKGKPWATMGLVSTVAEDGKNREMVMIDRRTFTMWLATIDTNRVSDETRPIIEEFQAEAADALDAYFNGTSPALDLPAPAAGAIAEANPRVGGDRLACVVEAVHAKATVLRAFRDLVDADHLEAEARRALAGALGEIAGIDPGDAPLRVRDYLQQRGMTSAAAEAMEPEFDAFLGNRGIESLPALPKSGAPRGTGLRSFTYTEADRSALDAIYLGAAIRSTCRRLCHSPVERFAMKTSTIPTTLVSAGAIETVNLTDTEYAELRDRIETVFLLATVAVRGASVLDGDETVLVEDRVRYGVAARIWSNLLRDIANLDR; encoded by the coding sequence ATGAGCGCTGAACTCATTCCGATAGCACTGCCCGGTACCAACCGCGAAGTCGTCGCGACCCTGATCGACAGCACGCCGATGGTGTCGCTTCGTCACGGCTGCGAATCGCTCAATGTCGACTACTCGGGCCAACTTCAGAAGCTTAAGGGGAAGCCTTGGGCAACCATGGGGCTCGTCTCCACGGTCGCGGAGGATGGCAAGAACCGCGAGATGGTCATGATCGACCGCCGCACGTTCACGATGTGGCTGGCGACCATCGACACCAACCGGGTCTCCGATGAGACCCGTCCCATCATCGAGGAATTCCAAGCCGAGGCCGCCGACGCTCTCGATGCGTACTTCAACGGGACATCTCCAGCACTGGATCTACCCGCACCCGCAGCCGGGGCGATCGCTGAGGCCAACCCGCGTGTCGGTGGGGATCGGCTGGCGTGCGTCGTCGAGGCAGTGCACGCCAAAGCGACGGTGCTGCGCGCGTTTCGGGACCTTGTCGACGCGGATCATTTGGAAGCCGAGGCGCGCAGAGCCCTTGCCGGCGCACTCGGCGAGATCGCGGGCATCGACCCCGGCGATGCTCCGCTGCGCGTGCGCGACTACCTGCAGCAGCGGGGGATGACCTCGGCTGCTGCCGAGGCGATGGAGCCGGAGTTCGACGCATTCCTGGGCAATCGCGGCATCGAGTCCCTCCCTGCCCTTCCCAAGTCAGGGGCTCCGAGGGGGACAGGACTGCGATCGTTCACCTACACCGAAGCTGACCGGTCAGCGCTCGATGCCATTTATTTGGGAGCAGCTATTCGGTCCACATGCCGCCGTCTATGTCACTCGCCCGTCGAAAGGTTCGCGATGAAAACCAGCACCATCCCCACCACGCTCGTCTCCGCTGGGGCGATCGAAACGGTCAACCTGACCGACACCGAATACGCTGAGCTGCGGGACCGGATCGAGACGGTGTTCCTGCTCGCCACCGTTGCCGTGCGCGGTGCCAGCGTGCTCGACGGTGACGAGACCGTGCTGGTCGAGGACCGGGTCCGTTACGGTGTCGCCGCCCGGATCTGGTCCAACTTGCTCAGAGATATCGCGAACCTGGATCGGTGA
- a CDS encoding helix-turn-helix domain-containing protein codes for MSTLDELLSGLPVERRERIARGAADMEREAAEYRLRQLREDAGYTQKTLAGLIGVGQNRVSQMEHGQIAAAQVSTLRKYVEATGGELELMVKRPDGTRIPLAI; via the coding sequence ATGAGCACACTCGATGAACTACTGTCCGGTCTGCCCGTGGAGCGTCGCGAACGCATCGCCCGCGGTGCCGCCGACATGGAACGCGAGGCAGCTGAGTACCGCCTCCGCCAGCTTCGTGAGGACGCCGGCTACACGCAGAAGACTCTCGCCGGTCTCATCGGCGTGGGGCAGAACCGGGTCTCCCAGATGGAGCACGGGCAGATCGCCGCCGCGCAGGTGTCGACCCTGCGCAAGTACGTCGAGGCCACCGGCGGCGAGTTGGAGCTGATGGTCAAGCGCCCCGACGGGACCCGCATCCCGCTGGCGATCTGA
- a CDS encoding type II toxin-antitoxin system RelE/ParE family toxin, with protein sequence MRILFAFDLQSHAITLVAGDKTGDWNKWYRDNVPPADDLFDRHL encoded by the coding sequence TTGCGCATCCTGTTCGCGTTCGACCTGCAATCGCACGCGATCACACTGGTCGCCGGTGACAAGACCGGCGACTGGAACAAGTGGTACCGGGACAACGTTCCGCCGGCGGACGATCTATTCGACCGGCACCTGTAA
- a CDS encoding citrate/2-methylcitrate synthase, which translates to MSIDGHWMTADEASAALGVRKQTLYAYVSRGLVPRDVAHDPDGRRVSRFDRSHIVALAAERSRARAGVLTVLIESDVSALDPEGRLAFRGHSIAGLVDRGSFEDAAALVLQTDGYQPQPALIPESSDALPVKTAGRRSDAIRAAVLTVAATDPDRGSTSAMHCVSVAMTAVEAGCVAITGLTLESGSVATRLSSAFARSATTPALVRCFNVALTLLIDHELTASTLATRTAASVQADPWMAILAGQCAMSGPRQAGAIQLAVDVLRRWLDGTMLDWGNPLPGFGHRVYVGPDPRYELLITEVAQLDAELVRRVEGLCIEVARRQSRYPNVDLALAALTVAVDADPDCGEVLFTLARTIGLAAHAIEEYPHRLRLRMRALTSHP; encoded by the coding sequence ATGAGCATCGATGGTCACTGGATGACGGCAGACGAAGCATCGGCCGCCCTCGGCGTCCGGAAGCAGACGCTCTACGCGTATGTGTCGCGAGGGCTTGTTCCACGGGACGTGGCCCATGACCCCGATGGGCGCCGGGTATCAAGATTCGACCGATCGCACATTGTGGCGCTCGCCGCCGAGCGGTCGCGTGCCCGCGCCGGAGTCCTCACTGTGCTGATCGAGTCCGATGTTTCCGCACTGGATCCCGAGGGACGGCTGGCCTTTCGCGGTCATTCCATTGCCGGTCTTGTCGATCGTGGGTCGTTCGAGGACGCGGCAGCACTGGTACTTCAAACCGATGGGTACCAGCCGCAGCCTGCACTGATTCCCGAATCGTCGGACGCTCTGCCGGTGAAAACGGCAGGTCGCCGCAGTGATGCTATCCGCGCAGCTGTGCTTACGGTCGCAGCGACCGATCCCGACCGTGGCAGCACCAGCGCCATGCATTGCGTGTCGGTGGCCATGACAGCCGTCGAAGCTGGCTGCGTCGCGATCACCGGACTCACCTTGGAATCCGGATCGGTCGCAACTCGGCTCAGCAGCGCGTTCGCGCGGTCAGCGACCACACCGGCCCTCGTCCGCTGTTTCAACGTGGCGCTCACGTTGCTGATTGACCACGAACTCACCGCGTCGACTCTGGCCACGCGTACGGCAGCCAGTGTCCAGGCCGACCCTTGGATGGCGATTCTCGCCGGCCAGTGCGCCATGAGCGGTCCACGCCAAGCTGGGGCAATCCAGTTGGCGGTCGATGTACTGCGCCGTTGGCTGGACGGAACAATGCTGGACTGGGGCAATCCATTGCCGGGGTTCGGGCATCGCGTGTACGTCGGCCCGGACCCTCGATACGAGCTGCTGATCACCGAAGTCGCCCAGCTCGATGCCGAACTTGTCCGGCGTGTCGAAGGACTGTGTATTGAAGTGGCGAGGAGGCAGAGCCGGTATCCCAACGTCGACCTGGCGTTGGCGGCACTGACCGTGGCGGTCGATGCGGATCCCGATTGCGGTGAGGTGCTGTTCACCCTCGCTCGAACGATTGGCCTCGCAGCACATGCAATCGAGGAGTATCCACACCGGCTTCGGTTACGTATGCGAGCACTCACGAGCCACCCTTGA
- a CDS encoding DEAD/DEAH box helicase: protein MSHDVFPRVDSATVRDLAEGAGSAQVAPPARRQAVPNQLRPHQRTAVEAIRADLGRQQLIMACGTGKTLTGMYAVAKLLQGEPGTVLILVPTLTLLQQTFEAWAEHAPFAFDAIAVCSKLTASECRAIGTEEDLDTDQLSLTATTYSGELAAFLADSADTVRVVFGTYQSLGAVITAHADQGMAPWSVVVCDEAHRTAGKKTKPFARVLHDQHVPARRRLFLTATPKVHMVSEKETSPEKSALLASMDNEQLYGPPVYTLSVAEAVEKKILSEYQVAVIGIEDSELHAAAQVLDNVTVNGQQLSLDHVAAIVALSKSAQEHGLRSIIAFYNSIKASKAFVAAFNLVHAACTDEQLAEGTAEHIDGAMKLDTRREALDRLAKPREEGYRLVSNARCLSEGIDVPTLDAVLFGEPRASQIEVVQCVGRAIRKNGDRTALIILGVRVGDGDDVETAIEEQQFKKIRQVLAALEDHDPRIVEAARILSRAYTPSQGSPDRPRDDEVTWAEKLLALDVPERVLSGGFGLRILGDLDQRRDEGFRELQAFASENGHARVPNRYETDAGFNLGNWVALRRGEYRSGKLSTQRVTQLEAVPGWTWDARDYQWDEGLRELQAFASENGHARVPNRYETDAGFNLGNWVALRRGEYRSGKLSRERITQLETLPGWTWDARDDQWDEGFRELQAFASENGHARVLLRHLTAAGFNLGSWVARRRGEYRSGKLSRERITQLETLPGWTWDAHDDQWDEGFRELQAFASENGHARVLSRYDTAAGFRLGRWVARRRGEYRSGKLSRERITQLETLPGWAWNAPVKSRIAA, encoded by the coding sequence GTGTCTCACGATGTTTTCCCAAGAGTCGATTCCGCAACCGTGCGCGATCTGGCAGAGGGTGCGGGCTCCGCGCAGGTTGCGCCCCCGGCCAGACGACAGGCAGTGCCGAATCAGCTTCGTCCCCACCAGAGGACCGCCGTGGAGGCGATCCGTGCTGACCTCGGCCGCCAGCAACTCATCATGGCGTGTGGCACCGGCAAGACGCTGACCGGCATGTACGCGGTGGCCAAGCTGCTCCAAGGTGAGCCTGGCACCGTGCTGATCCTGGTTCCGACACTGACGTTGTTGCAGCAGACGTTCGAGGCGTGGGCGGAGCACGCCCCGTTCGCTTTCGACGCGATAGCCGTGTGCTCGAAACTCACTGCGTCCGAGTGCCGCGCGATCGGCACCGAGGAGGACCTTGACACCGATCAGCTCTCGCTGACGGCCACCACCTATTCCGGTGAGCTCGCTGCGTTTCTCGCAGACAGTGCCGACACGGTGCGCGTCGTGTTCGGCACGTACCAGTCGCTCGGCGCTGTGATCACTGCGCATGCTGACCAGGGAATGGCGCCGTGGTCGGTGGTGGTGTGCGATGAGGCGCACCGAACCGCAGGAAAGAAGACGAAGCCGTTCGCGCGGGTGCTGCATGACCAGCATGTGCCGGCCCGCCGACGCCTGTTCCTCACGGCGACGCCAAAAGTGCATATGGTCTCAGAGAAGGAAACCTCGCCCGAGAAGTCGGCGTTGCTGGCGTCGATGGACAACGAGCAGCTGTACGGGCCGCCGGTTTACACGCTCTCGGTGGCCGAGGCAGTCGAGAAGAAAATCCTGTCCGAATATCAGGTCGCCGTGATCGGTATCGAGGACAGCGAGCTGCACGCCGCCGCACAGGTGCTCGACAATGTGACCGTGAACGGGCAGCAGCTCTCGCTCGATCACGTCGCCGCGATCGTGGCGCTCTCGAAATCTGCGCAGGAACACGGCCTGCGCTCGATCATCGCCTTCTACAACAGCATAAAGGCAAGCAAGGCGTTCGTCGCCGCGTTCAACTTGGTACACGCGGCGTGCACCGATGAGCAACTGGCGGAGGGCACTGCCGAGCACATCGACGGTGCAATGAAGTTGGACACGCGGCGGGAGGCGCTTGATCGGCTGGCCAAACCTCGTGAGGAGGGCTACCGCCTCGTCTCGAACGCCCGGTGCTTGTCGGAGGGAATCGATGTACCGACATTGGACGCCGTGCTTTTTGGCGAGCCGCGAGCCAGCCAAATCGAGGTGGTGCAATGTGTCGGCCGCGCAATCCGGAAGAATGGTGACCGCACCGCGCTGATCATCCTCGGTGTACGTGTCGGCGACGGTGACGATGTCGAGACCGCGATCGAGGAGCAGCAGTTCAAGAAGATCCGCCAGGTGCTCGCCGCGTTGGAGGATCACGACCCACGGATTGTCGAGGCTGCTCGCATTCTATCGCGTGCCTACACGCCGAGTCAGGGCAGTCCGGATCGACCCCGCGATGACGAGGTCACATGGGCAGAGAAGTTGCTGGCACTGGATGTGCCGGAACGTGTACTCAGCGGTGGGTTCGGGCTACGGATACTGGGCGACCTTGACCAGCGGCGGGATGAGGGGTTCCGGGAACTGCAAGCGTTTGCTTCCGAGAATGGTCACGCCCGAGTTCCGAACAGGTACGAAACTGATGCAGGTTTCAATCTGGGAAATTGGGTTGCACTTCGCCGCGGCGAATACCGTTCCGGAAAGCTGTCAACCCAGCGGGTCACCCAACTTGAAGCGGTTCCCGGATGGACCTGGGACGCCCGCGACTACCAGTGGGATGAGGGGCTCCGGGAACTGCAAGCGTTTGCTTCCGAGAATGGTCACGCTCGAGTTCCGAACAGGTACGAAACTGATGCAGGTTTCAATCTGGGAAATTGGGTTGCACTTCGCCGCGGCGAATACCGTTCCGGAAAGCTGTCACGCGAGCGGATCACTCAACTCGAAACTCTTCCCGGATGGACCTGGGACGCCCGCGACGACCAGTGGGATGAGGGGTTCCGGGAACTGCAAGCGTTTGCTTCCGAGAATGGTCACGCCCGAGTCCTCTTACGTCACCTCACCGCTGCAGGTTTCAATCTGGGAAGTTGGGTTGCACGTCGCCGCGGCGAATACCGTTCCGGAAAGCTGTCACGCGAGCGGATCACTCAACTCGAAACTCTTCCCGGATGGACCTGGGACGCCCACGACGACCAGTGGGATGAGGGGTTCCGGGAACTGCAAGCGTTTGCTTCCGAGAATGGTCACGCACGCGTTCTATCGAGGTACGACACCGCTGCGGGTTTCAGGTTGGGAAGGTGGGTTGCACGTCGCCGCGGCGAATACCGTTCCGGAAAGCTGTCACGCGAGCGGATCACTCAACTTGAAACTCTTCCCGGATGGGCGTGGAACGCACCTGTCAAGTCAAGGATCGCTGCTTGA
- a CDS encoding chymotrypsin family serine protease, translating to MNRCTALLAAVVVTASAAVSACSSSDAAQSAPVPGSQAVPAAETAKDPAAPAQQWIDVGGTAVRQADAAGIQYGAQPYPGINIGQGQIGTSPNKCTLGPLARRIADGAYVFVTAGHCDEHPGAVVSIWSGPNGEGPKVVGTLAGKLDDGEAQDSALLATVLAPAPDATKIAGKFAVTGVMPVDEVRKLPVGTPICLDGARSGVVCTPLLRMDTVIHFPRTAVKGDSGGPVFLVDQHDQAVLIGLVEREGSATYLEPALSRLGVEIVTG from the coding sequence ATGAACAGGTGCACGGCACTGTTGGCGGCTGTGGTGGTTACGGCCAGCGCAGCGGTGTCGGCATGCTCGTCCAGCGATGCCGCCCAGAGCGCTCCTGTACCTGGTTCACAAGCAGTTCCCGCAGCGGAGACCGCGAAGGATCCGGCGGCACCCGCACAGCAGTGGATCGACGTGGGAGGGACCGCTGTCCGCCAAGCAGATGCGGCCGGCATCCAGTATGGTGCGCAGCCTTACCCAGGTATCAACATCGGACAAGGTCAGATCGGCACCTCACCAAACAAGTGCACTCTCGGACCACTGGCCCGAAGGATCGCCGACGGCGCTTACGTTTTCGTGACCGCTGGCCACTGCGACGAACACCCTGGGGCGGTGGTGAGCATTTGGTCCGGTCCCAATGGTGAAGGCCCGAAAGTAGTGGGAACGCTCGCCGGAAAGCTCGACGACGGCGAAGCACAAGACTCAGCGCTACTGGCGACTGTCCTCGCACCCGCCCCTGATGCGACGAAGATCGCGGGCAAGTTCGCGGTTACCGGCGTGATGCCGGTGGACGAGGTGCGGAAGCTGCCGGTTGGCACCCCCATTTGTCTCGACGGTGCTCGCAGCGGGGTTGTGTGCACACCGCTGCTGCGCATGGACACCGTGATCCACTTCCCACGCACGGCCGTCAAGGGCGACAGCGGCGGCCCAGTCTTTCTTGTGGATCAGCACGACCAAGCAGTGCTGATAGGCCTGGTCGAGCGTGAGGGCTCGGCCACATACCTCGAACCGGCCCTATCTCGTCTCGGTGTCGAAATCGTCACAGGCTGA
- a CDS encoding type IV toxin-antitoxin system AbiEi family antitoxin domain-containing protein encodes MEALTPNTAKLRGLSRSALYRLANDGRMDRIARGIYLPVNAPAADWDQLEAATRRTDATICLTSALAYHDLTDAIPSTLDVAIRRGARPPASTGAITWHLFDRDTFDIGREQITIAGSDQTIGIYSPERSIADAFRLRGEVGHELARDALREWLRRGGKPARLIDIATRLPRAKTPALRALEMLG; translated from the coding sequence GTGGAAGCCCTCACCCCGAACACGGCCAAGCTGCGGGGACTGTCGCGCAGCGCGCTCTACCGCCTCGCGAACGACGGACGGATGGACCGCATCGCACGGGGGATCTACCTGCCCGTTAACGCGCCGGCTGCCGACTGGGACCAACTCGAAGCCGCGACCCGACGTACCGACGCGACGATCTGCCTGACGTCTGCTCTCGCCTATCACGACTTGACCGACGCGATCCCCTCCACGCTGGACGTCGCGATCCGGCGAGGGGCGCGCCCACCGGCCAGCACAGGTGCCATCACGTGGCACCTGTTCGATCGGGACACGTTCGACATTGGCCGCGAGCAGATCACGATCGCCGGATCGGACCAAACGATCGGGATCTATTCCCCGGAACGCTCGATCGCCGACGCGTTCCGCCTCCGCGGCGAGGTCGGACACGAGCTGGCACGCGATGCGTTGCGCGAATGGCTGCGCCGCGGTGGAAAGCCCGCGCGGTTGATCGACATCGCGACCCGGCTTCCGAGGGCCAAGACCCCCGCTCTGCGCGCGCTGGAGATGTTGGGTTGA
- a CDS encoding DUF2332 domain-containing protein gives MDEHTQIGRRYRQFAKQQAHGSSPTLEAWAHVVADDPILQGRLATLPSYKQQPNLVFAALRWHGATPGDETSLRHGLLEIWRDVEQTILLRSTQTNEAARCAILLPLLHHIGGPIALIELGASAGLCMIPDLYSYHYSDGTVVVPSAGRSDLLIECDVTAGHLPPTLTPPQIEWRAGIDLNPLDPADSDTRAWLTALTWPEHEQRRQRLETALRLAAQADVRITRGDVRDSAQIEALVAEAPSGTTPVVVHSATLGYLSPDDRAATVEAIKRTRARWISFEGRGIVETTRTIVEPLTPTTLFVGSLDQVPLVLADGHGHTMASLDDHRDSMRAAQTGKGAAL, from the coding sequence ATGGACGAGCACACTCAGATTGGTAGGCGGTATCGACAGTTCGCCAAACAGCAGGCTCACGGCAGTTCGCCAACGTTGGAAGCATGGGCCCACGTCGTCGCCGATGACCCGATCCTTCAGGGACGTCTGGCAACTCTTCCTTCATACAAGCAGCAGCCGAACCTGGTGTTCGCGGCCCTCCGCTGGCACGGTGCCACACCAGGCGACGAAACCTCCTTGCGCCACGGGCTACTCGAGATTTGGCGCGATGTCGAGCAGACCATCCTGCTGCGATCAACCCAGACGAACGAAGCGGCGAGATGCGCCATTCTCCTGCCGCTGCTGCACCATATCGGTGGGCCGATTGCGCTGATCGAGCTCGGAGCCTCGGCCGGACTCTGCATGATTCCCGATCTATACAGCTACCACTACTCCGACGGAACGGTGGTCGTTCCGTCGGCAGGACGTAGCGACCTGCTGATCGAGTGCGACGTCACGGCAGGACACCTGCCACCGACGCTCACGCCGCCGCAGATCGAATGGAGAGCCGGCATCGACCTCAACCCGCTCGATCCGGCAGACTCCGACACGCGTGCGTGGCTGACTGCCCTTACCTGGCCCGAACACGAGCAGCGACGCCAACGGCTTGAGACCGCTCTGCGTCTCGCAGCACAAGCAGATGTGCGCATCACTCGAGGCGATGTCAGGGACTCAGCCCAGATCGAGGCACTCGTGGCCGAGGCACCCTCCGGCACCACGCCTGTTGTTGTTCACTCCGCCACGCTGGGTTATCTGAGTCCTGACGATCGCGCCGCGACAGTCGAAGCCATCAAACGGACGCGTGCCCGCTGGATCAGCTTCGAAGGCCGCGGCATTGTCGAGACCACACGGACGATCGTCGAACCACTGACCCCGACCACACTGTTCGTCGGTTCACTCGATCAGGTCCCACTCGTGCTCGCCGACGGACACGGTCACACGATGGCGTCGCTCGACGATCACCGAGACAGCATGCGCGCCGCACAGACCGGTAAGGGAGCCGCACTGTGA